CGAGGAAAAAATTGATTTTGATACGGGCGAACGCACTACAGTGCAGGTTCAGGGCGAAATCCGGCCAAACGAGATAAAACAATACATGATTAAAGAAGAGTGGTATTTCGATAAACAAACATCTACTCTGAATGTCCGGATTCTTGGTATTTGCCCAATTCGCGAATACATGCGCGAAGGCGATAACTCGGGACTGGTACAACGTCAGAAAGTTTTCTGGATTTATTATCCGGAGGCACGCCCGTTGTTGGCTACCAACCTGGTGATGAATCCATACAACGAAGCCCGTCAGCATTCGTTCGATGATTTGTTTATTAAGCGCATGTTTAACAGTTACATTGTTAAAGAATCGAACATGTACAATAATCGCGACATTAGTGCCTACCTAATTGGTAAAGAAGCCATGTTGGAATCAAAAAGAATTGAAGATAAAATATTCAACTACGAACAAGATCTTTGGGAATACTAATAGTAGAATTAGCATAATTTGAAGCCTTATGTTGCCATAAGGCTTTTTTTTGAAACAATTTAAACGCTAAGCCGGCGTTAAGATAGAGAAGGCTTAAAACCCGTTTAATGAGGAAAACCATTACATATATATTTGTTTTTGCCATGTTACTGGTTTCGTGTAGCAACGAAACCAACAAATACATTACACTTGGCAAAGGAACAAGTTCAAAATGGTTTGAGCCAACACCATTTGGGATGGTATATATCGAGCGCGGTTCATATAACCTTGGATCTAACGACGATGAGCTTTATCAATTAACACCCGCAAGAACTGTTTCAACTGAAGCTTTTTGGATTGATGATACAGAGATTACCAATAACGAATACCGGCAATTTGTACATTGGGTACGTGATAAAAAAGCACGCGAATTGCTTGCCCAAACTTATACCGATTTTCTGATTACCGAAGATCAGTATGGAGCACCGCTTGAAGAACCCGAAATTAACTGGGAAGAACGGATTGAATGGAATGATTCGGAGTACCAGATGGCAATGGAAGAGTTATATGTTCCGGAACAGGAACGATTTGCCTATAAACGTGAAATTGACGCACGCAAACTGGTGTATGAATATTACTGGGTAGATTATAATCAGGCT
Above is a genomic segment from uncultured Draconibacterium sp. containing:
- the gldN gene encoding gliding motility protein GldN: MKKFVVYIGMLVFALGAVPKSTDAQIVNGAYKQNDIYEKKPMPLVTVREADVFWSKTLWRVIDLREKMNIPLYYPTIEIADRTNLISLLLKGIENGQLTPYDAQADDDFKIPMSYAQVKARFGAEATTEEKIDFDTGERTTVQVQGEIRPNEIKQYMIKEEWYFDKQTSTLNVRILGICPIREYMREGDNSGLVQRQKVFWIYYPEARPLLATNLVMNPYNEARQHSFDDLFIKRMFNSYIVKESNMYNNRDISAYLIGKEAMLESKRIEDKIFNYEQDLWEY